TAGCATTTCTCTGGTGTATTGAACATTTAGGCAAAACCTGTGTGTTTTGGAAATGATGGGAGTTTAAGGACCAGGGGAATGGTAGGAATGCCCCCAAAGGACTTCCTAGAGTTCTGGTTTTGGGATGATGGAGCCTAATCCGGCAATGTGCTGATGAGATTGATCCTCACAAGATTTCATCTGTTGGATCTCTGAggcttcaggaaagaaaaaagaaggaataaaggAATTTCCTTGTGGATGATTCTTGCCCGTGGGTGTTTTCACCGCCCACGTTGCCGCTGTTGGCACCGCCTTAGCCTTTGTGTATTAATATCCCGTCCCTTGGCGCAGCCTGGGATGAACTGCGGTCAGACAAGTATcctcagggagcagagggaaaagttGTGTAATTCTCCCGGCTGTCGTGCAGCCCGGGGGAGGAGGGATTTAGGGCTAAGGAGGCGTCCCGCTCACGCAGGCGGGGTCAGGGAGAGGGAGCCCGGCGGGATTAGCCCTCGGCCGCTCTGGTGAGACAGCATTTGGCTTAAGGCTGTTTGAAAAGTGATGTGTAAGGTCAGGGTGACATTGCTATGAGCTAATTCAAAATGGAAAGGCATTATCTGCCTCTTGGCTGGTGGCTCCCCACGCCACACCCAGCCCGGAAGgctgaaaaaatgcttttccagagATTTTACTGCTTGCTGAAAGTAACTGTTTTTAAATAGGAAGAACTTGTTTGATTTGTCACTCTCACCATCACTTCTGGGTTTGGAAGCTGCTGATGGATGAGGGTCCCCAGTGGTACCCCCTGCACCTTTACACAGcgtttcttctttttcccatgTGGATAATTaacctttcttcctctccagagACACAGCAACATGAAAacacttttctgtctttctttctttctggctgAAGAAACAACTGCAGCAAGCTCTGTGTGGCCTCAGGCTGCCTTTTTTTCACCTGTACCAGGAGCTGATCTCTGGGATCTCTTTCTGTCTTGCTGTGAAGCACCTGCAGATGGAGTTGGTGCTTCAGGAAACAGGAATAAACCCCTGAGCGTGTTCATGGCAGTGACTGCACCTATGTTCAGACCCTTTGCAAGGGTTTGGGGGTTGGTGATGCAAAGTCTTATCTGCAAACTCTCCTTGAAGCTCCTTTCTCCCTGTcagagggaaggggctgggacTGCTGTACCTCTGTCCCATGATTCCAAATGCCACCAGGCACAAATagcattttgttccttttagACAGAGTTTTCCTTAGGATTTTGGTCCCAGTGAAGCCCAGCTGTGATGGAAAACAGCTGGCTTGAATCATCCCAGTTTAATGGCAGTTAAATCCCAGTTTCCTCCTCCTTTGGGTTACATCCTATGAGCTTAACCTCAGTCTCTTGAGAAGTGTTTCTGCACTCCCAGTACTTTCTATCAGCTCTAGGTTTGTGATTTTGCATCTTTTcaggttttcctgcagaaatttGTACCCAAGGGTAAAGGAATGGTGCTGTTTTGAGGGACTGAGCACCCTGGGAATCCACAGCTGTGTTTCCATGGGTGTTTCTAACcagacacatttttctgtctctccccaGTCATGCAGGGACCAAGGCCAGTGGTTCTGAGTGGCCCATCGGGTGCAGGGAAAAGCACTTTGTTAAAGAAATTGCTCAAAGATTATGAGAACATCTTCGGCTTCAGCGTCTCCCGTGAGTATCCAGGGATGGGCTGTGGAGGAGCTTGGGAGTGCCAGCTCAGAGCCTCTCTTTATACCCCAAATAATGGTTTTTCATGGTTTTTCTGTGTCCCAGTCTGCCTGTGGGCTCTTGGGGATGTTTAAATAACTCGTAGCACCTTTTACTCTTGGTATCGAGTGGCAAGTCTAGGATTGGTCTGGAGTAACACCTTTCCACAGGCCTGGTGATGCCCCACATCTCTAAACACAACTCAGAGAGGAAACAAGAACCTTCTGGGTGATTCTTGACTCTGAAAGTAACAGAATCCCCCcctcatttctgtttcaaaagcCATTTGATTTTTCCATGGAGCTTTGAAAGGTGTTTTTAGGTCCATTaccaaaatgtgttttaatgtCCCAACATTTTGCCTACTGCAAGTAAAATCTGTGATTTGAGATCTGGATTCTCTCCACCATGAAAGAGCAAATACTGgatgtataaaaatataatgctgtgggaggagaaaaaaactttaaattaccttttttttgtgtgtgtgtgtgtgtcagtcTATGCTCCTGATTCAGCTGAATCTCTCATCTGACTCCAAACTAAACCTTATTTTTCCCAAACTGCCTCTTGGTAGAGATTTTTTCCTGGAGATCCATGTGCCACTCAGACCTTGGCATTTCTTTGATCCTGCAACACCTGTGGGTGATAAACAGAAtttacaatgtttttttttctttttttttccctgcagataCCACAAGGCAGCCAAGACCTGGAGAAGTGAATGGCAAAGGTGAGCTTGTTGCAGTTGGGTCTGTCTCATTGGGCTCTCAGAATAATTCAGGTTTTCAAAGCTGGGCTCTCATTTTAGGTACTGTGCTCTGAACTTGGGTGTTGGGTGATTTGATTTTTCCAGAGTTCCAGGTAGTTTTGGGGAGATATCTCCAATGGCCACTGCTTTGGgaagtgcagctgctgctgaggtgaTTTTGGCTGTATTAATAGATTGTGCCCAGCTGTTTTCTCATGCATTTGCATATTTAAGAACAATCAAATGAGGTTTGTTCTTAATTTCCAATGGCAGTTTTCTCTCTGAAGTGAAAGGAAGGAATTTCAACAGAAGATAgagaaatattcctttttagTTAGTTTGGTTTTGATGTTCCCTTTTATCTCCCTTCTCTCATCCCATTCTGATCTTTAATGAGAAAtcctttcaaatgaaaagcCTTACCATTCCTGCTGTAATGTGTCCCACACCTGTAGGCAAGGGGGGAGAAGTTCCCACTGCACCAGGAATGGGAAAGGATATAAAAAATTGGGTAGAGCAGCATTTTTGGCCACACAGAAAACTCCAGAATGTTTTGAGCAGGTGTTTGGACCACGGGTGTGGAAGTAGGAAGCGAATCTGCAATCTGCCAGCATTGCCTAAAGCAGATTTTAAGTGTCTTCTCTCCCCAAAACCCATGGGGTGTCATTTTGACCAAATGTTAATTTCTGACCATTTTTCCcgttttcccttctccagatTATCACTTTGTGACCAGAGaggaaatgcagaaggaaattgATGCTGGTGAATTTATCGAGCACGCGGAATTCTCTGGGAATATGTACGGGACAAGGTGGGTCAGGTGTCCCCGCCTGTGCCAGAGTGGCTGGAATTAGATGGTGCTGAAGATTCTTTCTAAACCAAACTCTTCTGGGgttctagaaaataaatacagaaccTCTCCAAGCCCCTGAGGATGTTCCTGCTCAGATGTGGGACAAAATGGGCAGTCCCTCATGCTTAGTTGAAGTTCTCACCATTCCTTTCTGTTCCCTAACTCTCATCagtgaataataataaatgatTAAAAGGCTTGAGGCAATTCCCCACATTGGGGAAGAGAAATTGTCTCTACAGCATATAAATGCCACCactagaaaaatttaaaaatttaaaatttaaaaatgccacCACTAGGAAAAGTTAAGTGAAGAATTAAGTGCATCTTGTGACTTGATGGAGCATCCATGTCCATCCTGCATCCAGGAGGGCGTGTGGATCTCTGGAGAAGTGGAGTTCTCAGTGGTTTTGCTCTTGGGTGAAGTTTGTTTCCATGTttgtcacagaatcccaggatggtttgggttggaagggatctttaagATGATTGAGTTCCAAtctcctgccatgagcaggaaaCTTCCATCTGGCTGGTGAAGCTCTGCCAAGGCAGGAGTTTGTGGACATCCCACCCATCCTGTGGGATAGTCACACCTGATCCATTCCCACACCTTCCAGCATGGCTTTGCCAGCCTCTCTAACAGGAGACAGTAGCTCCCTGCTCCACCCAGAGCAGTGACACCTGGAGAAACTCTTCCCcgagagcagagcaggctctgTCCTCTCCGGGCACAGGGTAGCCCTGTGAGGTTCCCCCGCTGCTGGATGGGGACACCCCAACCCCCCGGGCTCTCTGACCCcttccctgtgtgctgtgtccccagTAAAGGAGCTGTGCAGGCCGTGCAGGCCCAGAACCAGATCTGTGTCCTCGACATCGACATCCAGGGCGTGAAGAACATCAAGAAGACGGAGCTGAACCCCATCTACATCTCGGTGCAGCCGCCGTCCATTGAGATCCTGGTGAGCGCCCGCCTTGCTTTGCCGTTAGCAGTTAGAGGTAATCAGCGTCCGGCTCTGCGGCCGCGGGGCTCCCCTTCCTCAGCCACCTCTGTCTTCCTCAGGGCCCTGCACTAGGTGGGGAGGACATTCCCAGGCATatctctgcccagcccagctccccaggctTGCAGGGATTGATCTTCCTGTGTTTTGTTGAGTCCTTCCTCAAATGTTTTCCACACCTTGGTTATGGACTCCATTGCAGCATGGCCAGTCTTTAAACATGTTAATTGTGCTTCATGCTGGGGAGAGAAGGATTTTGTGCTGAGATTTGTCTCCACAGTTAAAATTAAACCCAGGGAGGCTGGTTCTGTGCAGCACCATAAATTCTATGTCCCTCTAGTCTTACCCCTGTGTAAGTGATTGAGGTGGGACTTGTGCAGAAGTGGAATGACTGTCATGGTTCAGAGAGGGATGAGGACACATGAGCACAACTCCTGATTCTCCCCTCTTGCTCTCAGTACATCAGGCAGGCTCTGTTTCTCGTTGAGTTTGTGGAGGAGGAAGCCAGCAGCACCAGatgccagagcacagcagagagatCTCATTTCCAGCAGtacctggaaaaataaataaatgagaggGAGGTAAAAGAAACCTGGGACCCTGAACTCTGGGTAGGAGATCTTAAGCCACTGTTTTGCACTGGGCTGTAAGTGAGGCCCCTCACCCTTTGCAGGGTGTTCTCACGTGCCCGTGGTCACAGACAGCACCGGCCTGAGGGTGGGGGTggtttctg
The sequence above is drawn from the Parus major isolate Abel chromosome 2, Parus_major1.1, whole genome shotgun sequence genome and encodes:
- the GUK1 gene encoding guanylate kinase isoform X3 gives rise to the protein MWASGWQNHTCVSFTSVEVFPVMQGPRPVVLSGPSGAGKSTLLKKLLKDYENIFGFSVSHTTRQPRPGEVNGKDYHFVTREEMQKEIDAGEFIEHAEFSGNMYGTSKGAVQAVQAQNQICVLDIDIQGVKNIKKTELNPIYISVQPPSIEILYIRQALFLVEFVEEEASSTRCQSTAERSHFQQYLEK
- the GUK1 gene encoding guanylate kinase isoform X2, encoding MQGPRPVVLSGPSGAGKSTLLKKLLKDYENIFGFSVSHTTRQPRPGEVNGKDYHFVTREEMQKEIDAGEFIEHAEFSGNMYGTSKGAVQAVQAQNQICVLDIDIQGVKNIKKTELNPIYISVQPPSIEILEKRLRDRKTETEESLQKRLTAARVDLELSKEPGLFDLVIINDDLEKAYSELKEVLLEEIKKTEESRKS
- the GUK1 gene encoding guanylate kinase isoform X1 yields the protein MILGRMRGAGIARAVMQGPRPVVLSGPSGAGKSTLLKKLLKDYENIFGFSVSHTTRQPRPGEVNGKDYHFVTREEMQKEIDAGEFIEHAEFSGNMYGTSKGAVQAVQAQNQICVLDIDIQGVKNIKKTELNPIYISVQPPSIEILEKRLRDRKTETEESLQKRLTAARVDLELSKEPGLFDLVIINDDLEKAYSELKEVLLEEIKKTEESRKS